The following proteins come from a genomic window of Aquabacterium sp. A3:
- the secD gene encoding protein translocase subunit SecD encodes MNRYAWWKYLVIAIALVVGFVYTLPNFFGEAPAVQLSSGKATVKVHADDVARVESALNAAGIRPDFVEFEGTSVRARFKDTDTQIQARDVIQRTFNPDPANPGYIVALNLVSRTPNWLRAARVAFVEPRPMYLGLDLRGGVHFLMQVDMKGAITQRLETVTSDVRSLMRDKDIRHSGIRREGDTIVVRFRDEATREAGRNALRDALGDLSWNDVGPADDLSVVGSLLPQAARAIQDQALKQNITTLHNRINELGVAEPVIQQQGIDRVVVQLPGVQDTARAKDIIGRTATLEVRMVDDGAEARNALTGGPVPFGTERFLERDGTPIIVKRQVVLTGDNLTDAQAGFDENQEPAVHLTLDGRGARIFREATRENVGKRMAILLFEKGRGEVVTAPVIRGEISGGRVQISGRMTTTEAADTALLLRAGSLAAPMEIIEERTVGPSLGAENIAQGFNSLVWGFAAVAVFMVIYYMLFGLFSTVALSVNLLLLIAVLSMLQATLTLPGIAAIALTLGMAIDSNVLINERIREELRNGSAPQTAIRAGYDNAWATILDSNVTTLIAGVALLTFGSGPVRGFAVVHCLGILTSMFSAVFFSRGLVNLWYGRQKKLKGLSIGHVWKPQE; translated from the coding sequence ATGAACCGTTACGCCTGGTGGAAGTACCTCGTCATCGCCATCGCCCTGGTGGTGGGCTTCGTCTACACGCTGCCCAACTTCTTTGGTGAGGCGCCCGCCGTTCAACTCTCCAGTGGCAAGGCCACGGTCAAGGTGCATGCGGACGACGTGGCCCGGGTGGAATCGGCCCTGAACGCCGCGGGCATCCGGCCCGACTTCGTCGAGTTCGAGGGCACGTCGGTGCGGGCGCGGTTCAAGGACACCGACACCCAGATCCAGGCGCGCGACGTGATTCAGCGCACCTTCAACCCCGATCCAGCCAATCCGGGCTACATCGTGGCGTTGAACCTGGTCTCGCGCACGCCCAACTGGCTGCGTGCGGCCCGGGTGGCCTTTGTCGAGCCTCGGCCCATGTACCTGGGGCTGGACTTGCGCGGGGGTGTGCACTTCCTCATGCAGGTGGACATGAAGGGCGCCATCACCCAGCGCCTGGAAACCGTCACCAGCGACGTGCGTTCGCTGATGCGCGACAAGGACATCCGCCACAGCGGCATCCGCCGCGAGGGCGACACCATCGTGGTGCGTTTCCGCGACGAGGCCACGCGTGAGGCCGGTCGCAACGCCTTGCGCGATGCCCTGGGCGACCTGAGCTGGAACGACGTCGGCCCGGCCGATGACCTGAGCGTGGTGGGCAGCCTGCTGCCCCAGGCGGCGCGGGCCATCCAGGACCAGGCGCTCAAGCAAAACATCACCACCTTGCACAACCGGATCAACGAACTGGGGGTGGCCGAGCCCGTCATCCAGCAGCAAGGCATTGACCGCGTGGTGGTGCAACTGCCTGGCGTGCAGGACACCGCACGCGCCAAGGACATCATCGGCCGCACCGCCACCCTCGAAGTGCGCATGGTCGACGACGGCGCCGAGGCGCGCAACGCGCTCACCGGCGGCCCAGTGCCCTTCGGCACCGAACGGTTTCTGGAGCGTGATGGCACGCCCATCATCGTCAAACGGCAGGTGGTGCTCACGGGTGACAACCTGACCGACGCCCAGGCCGGTTTTGACGAGAACCAGGAGCCTGCCGTGCACCTCACGCTCGATGGCCGTGGCGCGCGCATCTTCCGCGAGGCCACCCGAGAGAACGTGGGCAAGCGCATGGCGATCTTGCTGTTCGAGAAGGGCCGGGGCGAGGTCGTGACCGCGCCCGTCATCCGCGGCGAGATCAGCGGTGGCCGGGTGCAGATTTCGGGCCGCATGACCACCACCGAGGCCGCCGACACGGCGCTGCTGCTGCGTGCCGGCTCGCTGGCCGCGCCCATGGAGATCATCGAAGAGCGCACCGTGGGCCCCAGCCTGGGCGCCGAGAACATCGCCCAGGGCTTCAACAGCCTGGTGTGGGGCTTTGCCGCCGTGGCCGTGTTCATGGTCATCTACTACATGCTGTTCGGCCTGTTCTCTACCGTGGCCCTGTCGGTCAACCTGCTGCTGCTGATCGCGGTGCTGTCCATGCTGCAGGCCACCTTGACGCTGCCGGGCATCGCGGCCATCGCCCTCACCCTGGGCATGGCCATCGACTCCAACGTGCTGATCAACGAGCGCATCCGTGAAGAGTTGCGCAACGGATCAGCCCCGCAGACGGCCATCCGTGCCGGCTATGACAACGCCTGGGCCACCATCCTGGACTCCAACGTCACCACCCTGATCGCCGGCGTGGCCCTGCTCACCTTCGGCTCGGGCCCCGTGCGTGGGTTTGCGGTGGTGCACTGCCTGGGCATCCTCACGTCGATGTTCTCGGCGGTGTTCTTCTCGCGTGGCCTGGTCAACCTCTGGTACGGCCGACAGAAGAAGCTCAAGGGCCTGTCCATTGGCCACGTCTGGAAGCCGCAGGAGTAA
- the secF gene encoding protein translocase subunit SecF, translating into MEFFRIRRDIPFMRHALLLNAISVIAFLAAVFFIATRGLHLSVEFTGGSLIEVQYAEAADLQKARAAIEPLGFGEVQVQNFGTSRDVLIRVPLREDVPQAQVVDRVFGALCQATQGQMARAEATPDGQQAAGLQCKAGEAQPITLQRSEFVGPQVGDELVRDGAYALLATVVGIMIYLAIRFEWKFAVAGIIANLHDVVIILGFFAFFQWEFSLSVLAAVLAVLGYSVNESVVIFDRVRESFRKFRKMTPAEVIDHAITSTISRTIITHGSTQMMVLTMLIFGGPTLHYFALALTIGICFGIYSSVFVAAAIAMWLGIKREDLVTATKNEGDPNDPNAGAVV; encoded by the coding sequence ATGGAATTTTTCCGCATCCGGCGCGACATCCCCTTCATGCGCCACGCCCTGCTGCTCAACGCGATCTCGGTGATCGCGTTCCTGGCGGCCGTCTTTTTCATCGCCACCCGCGGGCTGCACCTGTCGGTCGAGTTCACCGGCGGCTCGCTCATCGAAGTGCAGTACGCCGAGGCGGCCGACCTGCAAAAGGCCCGTGCCGCGATCGAGCCCCTGGGCTTTGGCGAGGTGCAGGTGCAGAACTTCGGCACCTCGCGCGATGTGTTGATCCGCGTGCCGCTGCGCGAAGACGTGCCCCAGGCCCAGGTGGTGGACCGGGTGTTTGGCGCGCTGTGCCAGGCCACCCAGGGCCAGATGGCGCGTGCCGAAGCCACCCCCGACGGTCAGCAGGCCGCTGGCCTGCAGTGCAAGGCCGGTGAGGCTCAGCCCATCACCTTGCAGCGCAGCGAGTTCGTGGGCCCGCAGGTGGGTGACGAGCTGGTGCGCGATGGTGCTTACGCCCTGCTGGCCACCGTGGTGGGCATCATGATTTACCTGGCCATCCGCTTCGAATGGAAGTTCGCGGTGGCCGGCATCATCGCCAACCTGCACGACGTGGTCATCATCCTGGGCTTCTTTGCCTTCTTCCAGTGGGAGTTCTCGCTGTCGGTGCTGGCCGCCGTGCTGGCCGTGCTGGGCTATTCGGTCAACGAGTCGGTCGTGATCTTCGACCGCGTGCGCGAGTCGTTCCGCAAGTTCCGCAAGATGACGCCGGCCGAGGTCATCGACCACGCCATCACGTCCACCATCAGCCGCACCATCATCACCCACGGCTCCACCCAGATGATGGTCTTGACCATGCTGATCTTTGGTGGGCCCACGCTGCACTATTTCGCCCTGGCGCTGACCATCGGCATCTGCTTTGGCATCTACTCGTCGGTGTTCGTGGCCGCGGCCATCGCCATGTGGCTGGGCATCAAGCGTGAAGACCTGGTCACCGCCACCAAGAACGAAGGCGATCCCAACGATCCGAACGCTGGCGCGGTGGTGTAG